In the Streptobacillus moniliformis DSM 12112 genome, one interval contains:
- a CDS encoding ATP-binding cassette domain-containing protein, with amino-acid sequence MNLKNINKKFGNFTLNVDLELEKGEIFGLIGKSGSGKSTILKIIQGLIKPDSGKVNIDDDIEMSSIFQGLNLLNNKDVYSNVSLPLILKKRKDSEKVYEVLKYVGLLEKKNEYISSLSGGQKQRVAIARALVSNPSLLLCDEVTTSLDRITKNEVISLFKKINTDYGTTILFVTHELEVAKKICDRVAVIENGEILEIFKVNKDINDEKEFSYLEYAKEVLK; translated from the coding sequence ATGAATTTGAAAAATATTAACAAGAAATTTGGAAATTTTACACTAAATGTAGATTTAGAACTAGAAAAAGGTGAAATTTTTGGACTTATAGGAAAATCTGGAAGTGGAAAATCTACTATTTTAAAGATTATCCAAGGTTTAATTAAACCTGATAGTGGTAAAGTAAATATAGATGATGATATTGAAATGTCATCGATATTTCAAGGACTTAACCTTTTAAATAATAAGGATGTGTATTCAAATGTATCCTTACCTTTAATATTAAAGAAACGAAAAGATAGTGAAAAAGTTTATGAAGTATTAAAGTATGTAGGATTACTTGAAAAGAAAAATGAATATATTTCATCTTTAAGTGGAGGTCAAAAACAAAGAGTTGCTATTGCAAGAGCCTTAGTTTCAAACCCTAGTTTATTACTTTGTGATGAGGTAACAACCTCTCTTGATAGAATTACTAAAAATGAAGTAATATCTTTATTTAAGAAAATAAATACTGATTATGGCACAACCATATTATTTGTTACACATGAATTAGAAGTTGCAAAAAAAATATGTGATAGAGTAGCCGTGATAGAAAATGGAGAAATCTTAGAAATATTTAAAGTAAATAAAGATATTAATGATGAAAAAGAATTTAGTTATTTAGAATATGCAAAAGAGGTGTTGAAATAA
- a CDS encoding DNA adenine methylase, which produces MQLTSRRYIGSKKKLLNWIFSEIENNVKGESFLDIFAWTGSVAERALRKYDKIIVNDILSSNKVIYEAFWGKEKIDMDILNSYKYRFNNFKNINAQNYFSINYGNKYFGMNDSKKIGYIRELIDEDYKKGIIKKREFNILLSSLIYSMDKIANTVGHYEAYRKVDIIDDRFKFELIDLCDYGDKEIEIFQKDANELSKEIYSDIVFLDPQYNSRQYSRFYHVIENLVEWEKPKLYGKSLKPKPKNMSEYCKSSAPKIFDDLISNLNCKYIVVTYNNTYNSKSSSSKNKIKLEEILQSLNKRGKTKIFESNHQFFNAGKTDFNNHKEYLFITEVDCEN; this is translated from the coding sequence ATGCAGTTAACAAGTAGAAGATATATAGGAAGTAAGAAAAAATTACTAAATTGGATTTTTTCAGAAATAGAGAATAATGTCAAAGGTGAATCTTTTCTTGATATTTTTGCTTGGACTGGAAGTGTTGCTGAAAGAGCATTGAGAAAGTATGATAAAATAATAGTAAATGATATTTTAAGCTCTAATAAGGTTATTTATGAAGCTTTTTGGGGTAAAGAAAAAATTGATATGGATATATTAAATTCATATAAATATAGATTTAATAACTTTAAAAATATTAATGCTCAAAATTATTTTTCTATAAATTATGGAAATAAATATTTTGGAATGAATGATTCTAAAAAAATAGGGTATATTAGAGAATTGATTGATGAAGATTATAAAAAAGGGATTATTAAAAAAAGAGAATTTAATATACTTTTATCTTCTCTTATTTATTCTATGGATAAAATTGCAAATACAGTAGGTCATTATGAGGCTTATAGAAAAGTTGATATAATAGATGATAGGTTTAAATTTGAATTAATAGATCTATGTGATTATGGAGATAAAGAAATTGAAATTTTTCAAAAAGATGCAAATGAACTATCAAAAGAGATATATAGTGATATAGTCTTTTTAGATCCTCAATATAATTCAAGACAATATTCAAGATTTTATCATGTTATTGAAAATCTTGTTGAATGGGAAAAACCCAAGCTTTATGGTAAATCTTTAAAGCCTAAACCTAAAAATATGAGTGAATATTGTAAAAGTTCTGCACCAAAGATATTTGATGATTTAATTAGTAATTTAAATTGTAAATATATAGTTGTAACATATAATAATACATATAATTCTAAAAGTTCATCATCAAAAAATAAGATTAAGTTAGAGGAGATATTACAATCTTTAAATAAAAGAGGTAAAACTAAAATTTTTGAATCAAATCATCAGTTTTTTAATGCTGGTAAGACTGATTTTAATAATCACAAAGAATATCTTTTTATAACGGAGGTAGATTGTGAAAACTAA
- a CDS encoding ABC transporter substrate-binding protein: MKKLLISILLGAFLFSCGSNSENTSKSEEKLVFYAGLQEDHAALIAEKFTAETGIPTEFVRMSSGETLARLKAEKNNMVASVWYGGPVDGIIAADAEGLVEAYNSPTAEEILDQFKSGDGRWTGIYVGYLGFVGNKKILKEKGLEMPKSWQDLLDPKFKGEIVVAHPGSSGTAYTMLATLVQLMGEEQAMSYFKQLDGQIRQYTKSGTAPGRMVGSGEVALGITFLHDAIKYQKEGYSDIIISSPNEGTGYEIGAVALLKNAPNSTAAKKFIDWVLTKEVQELGKTVGSFQFLTNKNAVAPEEAEPIKNTKLINYDFEWAGKNRKNLVEKYTKETSSTIPQK, translated from the coding sequence ATGAAAAAATTATTAATAAGCATACTTTTAGGTGCTTTTCTATTTTCTTGCGGTAGTAATTCAGAAAATACTTCTAAATCTGAAGAAAAATTAGTTTTCTATGCAGGATTACAAGAAGATCATGCAGCTTTAATAGCTGAAAAATTTACAGCTGAAACTGGTATACCTACTGAATTTGTAAGAATGAGTAGTGGTGAAACTTTAGCTAGATTAAAAGCTGAAAAAAATAATATGGTTGCTTCAGTTTGGTATGGAGGTCCAGTTGATGGAATTATTGCAGCAGATGCTGAAGGATTAGTAGAAGCATACAATTCACCAACAGCTGAAGAAATTTTAGATCAATTTAAATCTGGTGATGGAAGATGGACAGGAATTTATGTTGGTTATTTAGGATTTGTTGGAAATAAAAAAATATTAAAAGAAAAAGGTTTAGAAATGCCTAAATCTTGGCAAGATCTATTAGATCCAAAGTTTAAAGGAGAAATCGTAGTAGCTCACCCAGGTTCATCTGGAACTGCTTATACTATGCTTGCAACTTTAGTTCAATTAATGGGAGAAGAACAAGCTATGTCTTATTTCAAACAATTAGATGGACAAATAAGACAATATACAAAATCTGGAACTGCTCCTGGAAGAATGGTTGGAAGTGGAGAAGTTGCTCTAGGTATAACTTTCCTACATGATGCTATTAAATACCAAAAAGAAGGTTATTCAGATATTATAATATCTTCTCCAAATGAAGGTACAGGATATGAAATAGGTGCAGTAGCATTATTAAAAAATGCTCCTAATAGCACAGCAGCTAAGAAATTTATTGATTGGGTATTAACTAAAGAAGTTCAAGAATTAGGAAAAACTGTTGGTTCATTCCAATTCTTAACTAACAAAAATGCTGTAGCTCCTGAAGAAGCAGAACCAATTAAAAATACTAAATTAATAAATTATGACTTTGAATGGGCTGGAAAAAACAGAAAAAATTTAGTTGAAAAATATACTAAAGAAACTAGTTCAACAATACCTCAAAAATAG
- a CDS encoding two-partner secretion domain-containing protein — protein sequence MKKMLGILLIQFFSFASIKVDGKSNVYVEKSNNGIDVINISTPSSKGISHSTFTDFNIGEKGAVINNSKNIARSRIAGLINGNKNIKEKRAKLALLDVTGVKESRLSGILEALSKDRLDVILSNPNGITLDGANFLNCYKIKI from the coding sequence ATGAAGAAAATGCTTGGTATATTACTGATACAATTTTTTTCATTTGCAAGTATTAAAGTAGATGGTAAAAGTAATGTATATGTAGAAAAGAGTAATAATGGAATAGATGTAATAAATATATCGACACCATCATCTAAAGGAATATCTCATTCTACTTTTACTGACTTTAATATAGGAGAAAAAGGGGCTGTAATAAATAATTCAAAGAATATAGCAAGAAGTAGAATAGCAGGATTAATAAATGGTAATAAGAATATAAAAGAAAAGAGAGCAAAACTTGCACTGTTAGATGTAACAGGGGTAAAAGAAAGTAGATTAAGTGGAATACTTGAGGCATTAAGTAAAGATAGATTAGATGTTATACTTTCAAATCCCAATGGAATTACATTAGACGGTGCAAATTTTTTAAATTGTTATAAAATTAAGATATAA
- a CDS encoding MetQ/NlpA family ABC transporter substrate-binding protein → MLKKLLLFFTIIFSSLTFSNDKVIKIAAAGYPMNEIVKIAAEDLEKEGYEVEISLLTDYVTANVGLNAKEFDANFHQHEPFMNIFNERNNGTLIKVKPIYDVHIGFYSKKFKNKSKISNGARVAVPSDPTNQDRALRILEKEGFITLAKKTGLNSLADIRTNRKRLKITPIAIPALVQAYQEFDLAFNWPSHMLKIGVKVKDAVLIEKASQARFAIILAAREDNKDSQKIKDLTKAMTSEKVRKFLLENYKEEGYPVF, encoded by the coding sequence ATGTTAAAAAAATTATTACTATTTTTCACTATCATATTTTCTAGCTTAACTTTTTCAAATGATAAAGTTATTAAAATTGCAGCAGCAGGATATCCAATGAATGAAATAGTTAAAATTGCAGCAGAAGATTTAGAAAAAGAAGGGTATGAAGTAGAAATTTCATTATTAACTGATTATGTAACAGCAAATGTAGGTTTAAATGCAAAAGAATTTGATGCTAATTTCCATCAACATGAACCATTTATGAACATTTTCAATGAAAGAAATAATGGGACATTAATTAAAGTTAAACCTATATATGATGTACATATTGGATTTTATTCAAAAAAATTCAAGAATAAATCTAAAATATCAAATGGTGCAAGAGTAGCCGTGCCAAGTGATCCAACTAACCAAGATAGAGCTTTAAGAATACTTGAAAAAGAAGGGTTTATAACTCTTGCTAAAAAAACAGGATTAAATAGTTTAGCAGATATTAGAACAAATAGAAAAAGATTAAAAATTACACCTATTGCAATACCTGCTTTAGTACAAGCTTATCAAGAATTTGATTTAGCATTTAACTGGCCATCACATATGTTAAAAATTGGAGTAAAAGTTAAAGATGCAGTTTTAATAGAAAAAGCATCTCAAGCTAGATTTGCAATAATACTTGCTGCAAGAGAGGATAATAAGGATAGTCAAAAAATTAAAGATTTAACAAAGGCTATGACTTCAGAAAAAGTAAGAAAATTCTTACTTGAAAATTATAAAGAAGAAGGTTATCCAGTATTTTAA
- a CDS encoding methionine ABC transporter permease, with amino-acid sequence MDYFTLELLLSIKDTFIMVLIPTICAILFGIPLGALLYITKKGGLKENIYIYLPINIYINVVRSFPFLIFVIVLIPLTRLVFGTAFGLLPASFPICFVAVALYARFVEQSFHDVDLGIIDAALSMKATSFQIVWHFLLVESRSSLVLGLTSSIISFISYSTVMGIVGGGGIGDFAIRYGYQEYNYPLVYKVVSIMIIIVFFIQILGNKISKKLDKRRRDF; translated from the coding sequence ATGGATTATTTTACTTTAGAATTACTTTTATCCATAAAGGATACATTTATTATGGTATTAATTCCAACAATCTGTGCAATATTATTTGGAATACCTTTAGGAGCATTATTATACATCACTAAAAAAGGAGGATTAAAAGAGAATATATACATATATCTACCTATTAATATATATATTAATGTGGTAAGAAGTTTTCCCTTTTTAATCTTTGTTATTGTTTTAATACCACTTACAAGATTAGTTTTTGGAACAGCTTTTGGATTATTACCTGCAAGCTTTCCTATATGTTTTGTGGCAGTGGCACTTTATGCAAGATTTGTTGAACAATCATTTCATGATGTTGATTTAGGTATAATAGATGCAGCGTTATCAATGAAGGCAACAAGCTTTCAAATAGTTTGGCATTTTCTTTTAGTAGAATCAAGAAGTTCTTTAGTTTTAGGATTAACTTCTAGTATAATTAGCTTCATATCTTACTCTACTGTTATGGGTATAGTAGGTGGTGGAGGAATAGGAGATTTTGCCATTAGATATGGTTATCAAGAATACAATTATCCCTTAGTTTATAAGGTGGTATCTATAATGATAATTATAGTATTTTTCATACAAATTTTAGGTAATAAGATTTCAAAAAAATTAGATAAAAGAAGGAGAGATTTTTAA